One genomic segment of Besnoitia besnoiti strain Bb-Ger1 chromosome VII, whole genome shotgun sequence includes these proteins:
- a CDS encoding hypothetical protein (encoded by transcript BESB_079310), which produces MPSGPKTPTPMKTVVAGYPRRAMACAFVVSMLVSEIVLATGALHEDVEAITCSLPALEKAYLSRWILKHDRQRSSVTRQLRMSAQK; this is translated from the coding sequence ATGCCGTCTGGACCAAAGACTCCGACGCCAATGAAGACGGTTGTTGCCGGCTACCCTAGAAGGGCGATGGCCTGTGCCTTCGTCGTTTCCATGCTTGTGTCAGAAATTGTACTTGCCACAGGGGCGCTGCATGAAGATGTCGAAGCGATCACGTGCAGTTTGCCGGCACTGGAGAAGGCATATTTGTCACGGTGGATCCTCAAACACGACAGGCAGCGTTCATCTGTGACCCGTCAACTCCGCATGTCCGCCCAGAAGTAA
- a CDS encoding SNF7 family protein (encoded by transcript BESB_079280): MGNKHSITSLVFDMKIKARELKRQSERCYRESEGEKGKIKVALQKNNTEGARIFAQNFIRKQQEGLHCLQLSSKLDAVASRLDAAHRSQQMSKQMRSAAYGLSHALRTLDGGTSLRQMEEFAKLFDDLDVRSDSVSTLLDASTSTSIPLEQVDDVLKHVAQTSNMPMGSDSLYRDDSYL, from the exons ATGGGGAACAAGCACTCCATTACCTCGCTGGTCTTCGACATGAAGATCAAGGCTAGAGAACTG AAACGCCAGAGTGAAAGATGCTATCGCGAGAGCGAGGGTGAGAAGGGGAAAATCAAGGTCGCGTTGCAGAAGAACAATACGGAGGGCGCTAG AATTTTTGCACAGAACTTTATTCGCAAACAGCAGGAAGGGCTGCACTGCCTGCAGCTCTCCTCGAAGCTCGATGCGGTCGCTTCTCGGCTTGACGCAGCCCACCGTTCTCAACAG ATGAGTAAGCAAATGCGATCAGCAGCATACGGGTTGTCCCACGCGTTGAGAACCTTGGACGGCGGAACCTCCCTGAGGCAAATGGAAGAGTTTGCGAAGCTCTTCGATGACTTG GACGTTCGGAGCGACTCCGTCTCCACCCTCCTTGACGCGTCAACATCCACGTCAATTCCACTGGAACAAGTCGATGATGTGCTGAAGCACGTTGCGCAAACTTCCAATATGCCGATGGGGTCTG ATTctttgtacagagacgatagctacttataa
- a CDS encoding hypothetical protein (encoded by transcript BESB_079290) — MSNSLGSFLLAGLMQPLLGTIQNWTSKKRKEREDEFDDSTGGVCGLRPAAGGASGGRGLRRAAVSRVPSGCLLRQGGRIIPLDSAPEGGSGRANLAGLSAASRSGAPAAKRRRGSAGKRLKASSGGLQTSEGPENSAETALGLPANGQERQDAEAKTKRGKAPKRKLKKGPQKDAISELTGSENRMVPEQEALHERALQASERALLCAENGPRAALSVSASRLAGSSVPADVGGSSHVRSASTDGFLREAPGEAAARNGSAVSSAPPLLPSGPTLQKYGRPGSFATAAFPSVLSASSALSAPSSSFLLTRTTSDAGERERDLRRPQPASLPSSLDSQVNQRDDLPGSASLRLLAQPIDKPVPRSDISAADGGLRFAGDRGEGAAPNFQIGREADEKGSNSQLSRFLRPLSSLSAASSSTAASAKTCGTSRSASSACESFSCAPDAGAQEIVSSSMPSTGLREDGVKLTKNVWGLFGEGARLHGEETVDSCCAGHQLSAQNRDLACDVSRGGEDKENQALQDDDGCGESRERTEVFGHRVLRPLRSKNLHENYDALIDIVAFAKRRCERETMELLRKDVQILYYARGLHHPSHVKTFQRQHDHAQGSVAPAVPPSASASSSSLPSVTAALAAGAHPHSCPSWATREELRAAVRRQDELNPFTVFGEAPPELVLSEIYDQRHYTHVSAQTRASHPVISRLAATHSSGDATRAQDDEEERQHDLQKRQLQDSLRERTARREITPEEAKRLWMEAMEEFQRKRAERGAGRGRDAVSQAIQQELVKYGFARQLDVSVFRERLLPALEAWWKGQCDVELDWRHDPLTSEECVWYAEAMQALTDATEVMTVKQLCFCPTPPPYKPWSWTDSRFRLRQKTEARKRERALRQRRRSEEDRQGQVEREAALAAQDPWKVAQTPPASGFCQGADGRGCMSARKRSRARGRCAGEGIARQKSSEAKGVQEGAAGSAFLLTYGPGDEGRTLSHAALGREERLGLAGGGARGDNDASYDPLSEGSPITPQIRRGVGGQLVVITRRAGLSQEHASRGTGAEGPSGACDVTGDRESKRLKPSTAGGTTPASFFPTKVPSSFAPAVSSASSTSGTSTWHFSSAFLGAKSQGLMDSRDAGVANSASAAWAAAKHRGARAYHCNTPPKKTGMRSALERRAAATAAAAAAAVTSWTGSRPHMSPDTAIRMSPGFFSNKTLPATQWWPRSQAFKGSQLFSPFSTAVNGGKDAKAPSAFPGLSQEARALGQKLPAATGSGSRAGLASAAARPAEGLWTRMEQAAARQAGKSVYCRPLAAAPKARLSIGRVYGVRHDLGRAPYSYWSAFADSRNALRATGTLAGEGAEAAGPMRRRSKGRAEGGQTNEGSCGRL, encoded by the exons ATGTCGAACTCTCTGGGATCGTTTCTTCTGGCAGGGCTGATGCAGCCTCTTCTCGGCACCATCCAGAACTGGACGTCGAAGAAGCGCAAGGAGCGAGAAGATGAATTCGACGACAGCAccggaggcgtctgcgggcttcgccctgcggcgggggGTGCAtccggagggcgaggcctgcggcgagcggcggttTCCAGGGTTCCCTCAGGCTGCTTGCTGCGGCAAGGCGGCAGAATCATTCCGTTGGACAGTGCCCCtgaaggaggcagcggccgaGCCAACCTTGCGGGCCTATCGGCGGCGTCCAGGtcgggcgcgcccgccgccaagagacgccgaggctcCGCCGGAAAAAGACTGAAAGCATCAAGTGGAGGCCTTCAGACCAGCGAGGGACCTGAGAActccgcggagacggcgcttGGCCTCCCCGCCAACGGACAAGAGCGgcaggacgccgaggcgaagacgaaacgCGGCAAGGCACCAAAGAGGAAGCTGAAGAAAGGACCACAGAAAGATGCGATTTCCGAGTTGACAGGAAGCGAGAATCGAATGGTGCCGGAACAGGAAGCTTTACATGAGCGGGCTCTGCAGGCTTCCGAAAGagcgcttctctgcgcagaAAATGGCCcccgcgctgccctctccgTCTCTGCCTCGAGACTCGCTGGGTCGTCCGTGCCCGCCGACGTGGGGGGATCGAGTCACGTAAGAAGCGCTTCGACGGATGGCTTCTTGAGGGAGGCACcgggagaggcagctgcgagaaACGGGTCGgcagtctcctcggcgcctcctctcctccccagTGGACCCACGCTCCAAAAATACGGGCGGCCAGGGAGTTTCGCGACCGCAGCATTCCCGTCTGTtctttccgcgtcctcggcgttGTCGGCTCCCAGTTCTTCGTTCCTTCTCACACGTACCACCAGCGAtgctggagagagagaaagagacctCAGGCGACCCCAACCCGCATCccttccttcgtctctcgaTTCGCAGGTGAACCAGCGCGACGATCTTCCAGGatccgcctctctgcgtctccttgcTCAGCCAATCGATAAGCCAGTTCCGCGAAGCGACATtagcgccgcagacggcggccttcgctttGCAGGCGACCGAGGAGAGGGTGCAGCCCCTAATTTCCAAATAGGGAGAGAAGCGGACGAGAAGGGCAGCAACTCGCAGCTCTCGCGAttcctgcggccgctgtcgtcactgagcgccgcgtcgtcttccacCGCCGCGTCCGCCAAGACCTGTGGGACTAGCCGAAGCGCTTCCTCAGCCTGCGAGTCCTTCTCGtgcgcgcccgacgccgggGCCCAAGAGATTGTCTCTTCTTCGATGCCAAGCACCGGCCTTCGGGAGGACGGAGTGAAGCTGACGAAGAACGTCTGGGGCTTGTTTGGTGAGGGCGCGCGATTACATGGCGAGGAGACTGTCGACTCCTGCTGCGCTGGACACCAGCTGAGCGCGCAGAACAGAGACTTAGCTTGCGATGtgagccgcggaggcgaggacaAGGAGAATCAAGCCCTgcaagacgacgacggctgTGGCGAGTCACGGGAGAGGACTGAGGTGTTTGGCCATCGCGttctccgtcctctccgAAGCAAAAACCTTCACGAAAACTACGACGCGCTGATCGACATTGTCGCCTTCGCCAAACGCAG gtgcgagagggagacgatGGAGCTGCTTCGCAAGGACGTGCAGATTCTGTACTATGCGCGAGGCCTGCACCATCCGTCCCACGTGAAGACGTTTCAGAGGCAGCACGACCACGCGCAGGGCTCGGTCGCGCCTGCAGTCCCGCCGTCGGCTTCGGCAAGCTCGTCGTCTCTTCCGTCAGTCactgcggcgctggcggcaggAGCGCATCCGCACAGCTGTCCCTCGTGGGCCACGCGCGAGGAactgcgcgccgctgtgaGGCGGCAAGACGAGTTGAATCCCTTCACGGTGTTTGGCGAGGCACCCCCCGAGTTGGTGTTGTCGGAGATTTACGACCAGCGCCACTACACGCACGTCTCCGcccagacgcgcgcctcccatCCGGTGATTTctcggctcgccgcgacgcacAGTTCCGGCGACGCGACCCGGGCccaagacgacgaagaagaacggCAGCACGATCTGCagaagcggcagctgcaggactCGCTGAGGGAGCGgaccgcgcggcgagaaaTCACGCCGGAGGAAGCCAAGCGGCTGTGGATGGAGGCTATGGAGGAGTTCCAGCGCAAGAGAGCCGAACGGGGAGCTGGGCGAGGCAGGGACGCGGTGTCTCAGGCCATTCAACAGGAGCTGGTGAAGTACGGCTTCGCTCGCCAACTCGACGTCAGCGTCTTCcgcgagaggctgctgcccgcgCTCGAGGCCTGGTGGAAGGGACAGTGCGACGTCGAGCTGGACTGGAGACACGACCCGCTTACCAGCGAAGAGTGCGTCTGGTACGCCGAAGCGATGCAGGCGCTGACCGACGCCACTGAAGTTATGACCGTCAAGCAGCTCTGCTTCtgcccgacgccgccgccgtacAAGCCCTGGTCGTGGACCGACAGCCGCTTTCGTCTCAGGCAGAAAACCGAGGCTCGCAAGCGCGAAcgcgccctgcggcagcgaaggcgctcgGAAGAGGATCGCCAGGGGCAAGTCGAACGCGAAGCCGCACTGGCAGCGCAGGATCCCTGGAAGGTGGCGCAAACTCCGCCCGCCTCGGGGTTCTGCCAGGGAGCAGACGGCAGAGGCTGCATGAGCGCCAGGAAGCGGTCGCGAGCTCGTGGGAgatgcgcaggcgaaggcatCGCGCGACAGAAGAGCAGCGAGGCAAAGGGCGTccaagaaggcgcggcgggcagcgcgtTTCTGCTCACGTACGGCCCtggcgacgaaggccgcaCGCTGAGTCACGCAGCGCtagggagagaagagaggctcGGTctcgccggaggaggcgcgagaggcgacaaTGACGCCAGCTACGACCCTCTCTCCGAGGGCTCGCCGATCACACCTCAGATAcgccgaggcgtcggcgGACAGCTTGTGGTGATcacacgccgcgccggcctctctcAGGAGCACGCCTCCCGGGGGACAGGTGCTGAGGGTCCTTCAGGAGCTTGCGATGTGACAGGCGACCGCGAATCGAAGCGCCTGAAGCCCAGCACTGCAGGCGGCACTACGCCGGCTTCTTTTTTTCCAACTAAAGTGCCGAGCTCTTTCGCACCCGCGGtttcctcggcgtcctccacTTCCGGAACCTCGACCTGGCACTTTTCTTCCGCCTTTCTGGGAGCGAAGAGCCAGGGGCTCATGGACTCCCGAGATGCCGGCGTTGCCAattctgcctccgcggcgtggGCAGCGGCGAAGCACCGCGGTGCGCGCGCCTACCACTGCAATActccgccgaagaagacgggaATGCGTTCGGCTttggagagacgcgcggcggcgacggccgcagccgcggcggcggcagtgaCGAGCTGGACGGGAAGTCGGCCTCATATGTCTCCGGACACCGCGATCAGGATGTCTCCTGGCTTTTTTTCGAACAAAACGCTTCCAGCCACGCAGTGGTGGCCGCGGAGTCAGGCTTTCAAAGGCTCCCAGCTGTTCTCGCCGTTTTCCACCGCAGTGAACGGCGGCAAAGACGCGAAAGCGCCGTCAGCCTTTCCCGGGCTCTCTCAGGAGGCTCGAGCGCTTGGACAGAAGTTGCCAGCAGCGACTGGATCAGGGTCCCGCGCCGGACTggcgtccgctgccgcgcggccagCTGAAGGCCTGTGGACAAGAATGGaacaggctgcggcgcggcaagCGGGAAAGAGTGTCTACTGCCGCCCTTTGGCTGCCGCTCCAAAAGCTCGTCTCTCGATCGGCCGCGTGTACGGGGTCAGGCACGACTTGGGTCGGGCTCCGTACTCATATTGGTCTGCATTTGCAGACTCACGGAATGCCCTTCGCGCCACCGGCACGTTGGCAGGAGAGGGCGCAGAAGCTGCGGGTCCCATGCGAAGGCGGTCCAaaggccgcgccgagggGGGGCAGACGAACGAAGGCAGCTGTGGCCGCCTGTGA
- a CDS encoding fasciclin domain-containing protein (encoded by transcript BESB_079320), with product MVRRHGLGCRQATMLSPLSRLLVVVVVVPLLLLHFGVQCGRAAPSQASPHDVRQGGASQQSAAVTFGSGVMGTTTAGSTQNPSILHLASVQDHAAMDPDLSELNKLMQDCGATFYLEQTRDMTMFMPTNSAIKALLPIDLHQLPWEVKWRLLQYHIVPQEIINVEDIPLDTSKSFSTWEGSTIKITHKRRAANSNLRGQSASSAPALYLVNDISTVVSDPPRIENFNGASYKIDRVIIPPDMDLRSVEAAPVENRQNPEVRHQEPREQKRGHGNATNRPTPTNRPAAKNRTGRDEDGNDNSRAPATHGGRQQRHQKPQAGGEEDGVEKTLQNLTPVGHNSQTPVGNGAQAPDFLQNINKQHARWNQDLYLGTRIIGDAENTATEAMKPSTGIFSPSTISALGLPTLRSSSAGSIARSPAAISTLAIEEEQFPDYPPNSIQYNQNGPRPTQFGVPLSPEADGAGIVLPPHPFESLLVGNAPQKPKQAEGDEVLTAANNSAGQPLPSGKKTEDYRHVERTPEDREHHLESPKQTDARGATSSSTLFLGENSDQTADISGSLFSTADTIQFDPHVVSPSIAALGLADGLLPVEELLTHFWSKPVSTKPSETQGTSAEEDASANGGRGEFRESSTQGRHQKSAWGAQTRPGPLGDLAHLVALPGEYAHA from the exons ATGGTGCGTCGCCACGGTCTTGGCTGCCGCCAGGCGACCATGCTCTCACCACTTTCTCGATtactcgtcgtcgtcgtcgtcgtcccgTTACTCCTTCTTCATTTTGGAGTTCAGTGCGGACGGGCAGCCCCTTCCCAAGCCTCGCCGCATGATGTCCGTCAGGGGGGAGCTTCTCAGCAATCTGCAGCAGTAACATTCGGGAGTGGGGTCATGGGAACGACGACGGCAGGCTCTACACAAAATCCGTCGATCCTACACCTCGCAAGCGTGCAAGATCATGCGGCCATGGACCCC GACCTCTCCGAGCTGAACAAGCTCATGCAAGACTGCGGCGCAACATTCTACCTCGAGCAGACTCGAGATATGACAATGTTTATGCCAACGAATTCCGCTATCAAGGCTCTGTTGCCGATCGATCTTCACCAACTGCCGTGGGAAGTGAAATGGAGACTCCTTCAGTACCATATCGTTCCGCAG GAAATTATCAACGTTGAGGATATTCCTTTGGATACGTCAAAGTCTTTCAGTACATGGGAAGGCAGCACGATCAAAATCACTCACAAACGACGCGCAGCCAACTCCAATTTGCGGGGCCAGTCTGCCTCGTCAGCTCCCGCTTTGTACCTGGTGAACGATATCAGCACTGTCGTCAGCGACCCTCCACGAATCGAGAACTTCAATGGAGCGTCTTACAAGATCGACCGCGTGATCATCCCTCCTGATATGGACCTCAG ATCAGTTGAAGCGGCACCAGTGGAGAACCGCCAGAACCCCGAAGTAAGACATCAGGAGCCGAGAGAACAGAAGCGCGGACATGGAAACGCCACCAACCGCCCCACGCCCACAAATCGCCCTGCAGCGAAGAATAGAACGggcagagacgaagacgggAATGACAACTCCCGAGCTCCTGCAACTCATGGGGGGCGTCAGCAGCGCCATCAGAAGCCACAGGCaggaggggaagaagacggtGTAGAGAAGACGCTGCAGAACTTAACTCCCGTTGGACACAACAGCCAGACTCCCGTTGGAAATGGAGCTCAGGCACCAGACTTTTTGCAAAATATCAACAAACAACACGCACGCTGGAATCAAGATCTCTACCTCGGGACGCGAATCATCGGTGACGCCGAGAACACGGCGACCGAAGCGATGAAGCCTTCTACTGGAATCTTCTCTC CGTCGACAATCAGTGCCTTGGGCCTTCCAACCCTCCGATCTTCTTCAGCCGGCTCCATCGCACGATCACCAGCGGCCATCTCAACCCTGGCTATTGAAGAGGAGCAATTCCCAGATTATCCGCCGAATAGCATTCAATACAACCAGAATG GGCCTCGACCGACGCAGTTCGGCGTCCCGCTTTCACCTGAAGCTGACGGGGCCGGCATCGTGCTTCCGCCCCATCCATTCGAGTCTCTTTTAGTCGGTAATGCCCCCCAAAAACCTAAgcaagcagaaggcgacgaagtTTTGACAGCGGCGAATAATAGTGCCGGTCAGCCATTGCCAAGTGGCAAGAAAACAGAGGACTACAGACACGTAGAGCGAACACCAGAAGACAGGGAGCACCACCTGGAGTCGCCTAAACAGACTGACGCCCGTGGAGCGACTTCCTCGTCTACGCTTTTCCTAGGAGAAAACTCAGACCAAACTGCGGATATATCTGGAAGCCTTTTTTCTACTGCTGATACAATCCAATTCGATCCGCATGTTGTGTCGCCGTCGATTGCCGCCTTGGGGCTCGCTGACGGTCTGCTACCCGTCGAAGAGCTTCTCACACACTTTTGGAGCAAACCCGTCAGCACGAAACCCAGCGAAACCCAAGGCACCTCTGCAGAAGAGGATGCCAGCGCAaacggagggcgaggagagttTAGAGAGAGCTCCACACAAGGCCGGCATCAGAAAAGCGCCTGGGGCGCTCAAACTCGCCCTGGTCCTCTAGGCGACCTCGCACATCTCGTAGCTCTGCCTGGCGAGTATGCCCACGCGTAA
- a CDS encoding SAG-related sequence SRS52C (encoded by transcript BESB_079300) — MKCGISPCLFQLRTTCTSTKKNLELDITAETSKLTFKCDTDIPFFSPTKASQTAYDESCTGLVELPAKLPSAKVEIVASAYTFRVEELPSTPPTVCYKCSATSGKPENAQDGAWCAVRIKVDGSVSGAGGTPPSRLAVPGFLLVLGIAFLL; from the coding sequence ATGAAGTGTGGCATTTCTCCCTGTTTGTTCCAACTGCGGACAACGTGCACGAGTACGAAGAAGAACTTGGAGTTGGATATAACTGCCGAAACAAGCAAATTAACCTTCAAGTGCGACACGGATATCCCGTTCTTTTCCCCGACGAAGGCTTCACAGACTGCGTATGACGAGTCGTGCACAGGCCTAGTGGAGCTGCCAGCAAAACTTCCGTCTGCCAAGGTGGAAATCGTCGCTTCGGCCTACACCTTCCGCGTGGAGGAATTGCCTTCGACCCCTCCAACGGTGTGCTACAAGTGTTCAGCGACTTCTGGCAAGCCTGAGAACGCGCAAGATGGAGCATGGTGCGCTGTGAGGATCAAGGTTGATGGTTCTGTATCTGGCGCCGGGGGTACTCCTCCATCCAGACTTGCCGTCCCCGGGTTCCTGCTCGTTCTTGGCATTGCCTTCCTTTTGTAG